From Argopecten irradians isolate NY chromosome 12, Ai_NY, whole genome shotgun sequence, one genomic window encodes:
- the LOC138336958 gene encoding uncharacterized protein yields MKVIVLLSALSVVSAFEITKECESSTGVQWKEDPTDCSVFYLCYNGLRTKYSCPPNMVTDPTSKACIPKGSKLDKCSYPAPQCNAGVKESCAKYIHCPASGDLVLPVIPEVRECPYPLLYDEDSKQCAHPDSVKCGDRFEPKDPCDYTANQCEGPNCVPCSARHPSCSGRPDGLNVWPGREQTPYFVVCRGERVIYQGLCPHGNKGRIFDPKASGCVDL; encoded by the exons ATGAAAGTAATTGTTCTCTTATCAGCTTTGTCAGTTGTGTCAGCTTTTGAAATAACCAAGGAGTGCGAGAGTAGTACCGGTGTTCAGTGGAAAGAAGACCCGACAGATTGTTCCGTGTTCTATTTGTGTTACAATGGACTAAGAACGAAATACTCGTGTCCTCCGAACATGGTGACGGACCCTACCAGTAAAGCATGTATACCCAAAGGATCCAAACTGGACAAAT GCTCATACCCTGCTCCACAATGTAATGCTGGTGTGAAAGAATCCTGCGccaaatacatacattgtcCAGCCTCCGGGGACCTGGTTCTGCCTGTTATACCGGAAGTACGTGAGTGTCCCTACCCGCTCCTGTACGATGAGGACAGTAAGCAATGTGCCCATCCAGACTCTGTGAAATGTGGAGACAGATTTGAACCAAAGGATCCGT GTGATTACACAGCCAATCAGTGTGAAGGTCCAAACTGTGTACCGTGTAGCGCCCGTCATCCCAGCTGTTCCGGACGACCGGACGGACTGAATGTGTGGCCTGGGAGGGAACAGACCCCTTATTTTGTTGTCTGTCGAGGCGAACGCGTGATCTACCAGGGTCTTTGTCCACATGGAAATAAGGGACGGATATTTGACCCAAAGGCATCAGGATGTGTAGATTTATAA